The DNA window CTAACCGCTAACTGGATCGTACGCAAAATTGATTCTGATAGCGCGATGATGTAAGGAGGTATGACGATGAGAATTAAAACTACTATTTCTGACTCTGGTCTTGAGAAATTTAACCGTACTAGCAATGTCACCAACCTCTTTTTCAATCTGGTCTTTATCTTCTTAGCGCTAGTCTGTGTCATTCCTGTAGTTGTTGTTCTCTCTATTTCATTTTCCAGTGAAGCTTCCATACGTGAGACAGGATATCATTTATTACCGACTGTTCTGTCAGGTGAAGCTTACGGCTATATTGTCAAGCAAGGAACGATGATTCTGCGGGCGCTCGGCGTATCCGCACTTGTAACAGTGGCTGGTACTGTACTCGGTGTATTCCTTACCACCTCCATGGGATATGTAATTTCTCGCCCAACATACAAGCTGAAGGGCTTTCTAACTTGGGTGGTATTCATCCCCATGGTATTCAATGGTGGTTTGGTATCCAGTTACTTCATTAATTCAAATCTATTAGGACTAAAGGATAGTGTCTGGGCACTTATTCTGCCGCTGGCTGTCTCATCGTTCAACGTTATCATTTGTAAGACCTTCTTCAAAAGTACGATTCCCGATGGGTTGGTTGAATCTGCTGAAATTGATGGCGCTAGCCAGCTACGAATCTTTTTCTCAATCATTCTACCGATCTCCTTACCGGTTATTGCTACAATTGGACTATTTCTCTGCTTCGGTTACTGGAATGACTGGTTCCAATCGATGCTCTATATAGACAACCAGAACCTATATTCTCTGCAAGCATTACTGAATAGCTTGATGAGCAATGTTGATGCACTCGCCAAGAATGCCGCAAGTATGGGCGTTAGTTACGCGGTACTCGTCGCAACGATGCCGAAGGAATCTGCCCGTATGGCTGTAGCCATTCTCATTGTTCTGCCTGTAGCTTTCGCCTACCCTTTCTTCCAGAAGTATTTTATTTCTGGTCTAACGGTCGGCGCTGTCAAAGGTTAATGACGAAATAAGCCAAGCAAACTTGGTTTATGATAAATCACTGTAGAACTATTACGGTGATATAACTTCAAAAGGGGGAAATCAAATGAAGAAATCTTGGAAGTTTATCTCTATGCTGTGTGTACTGACACTAATGTTGACTGCTTTAGCAGCCTGTGGTGGCTCGAATTCTGCTTCAACAACAGATGAATCTACGAAGGCAACAGACGCACCAAAGGACACAACAACGGTCAGTAAGGATATTCCGACTTTGGTCTGGTGGACCATCGGTGGTCAAGTACCTAATAACTTCAGTAAAGCTATTGATGCTATGAATGAATACACCGCTGAGAAAATTGGTGTGAAAATTGACATCAAGGTAGCCAGCTGGGGTGAATGGGATACAAAAATAAACACGATTGTGAATACTGGCGAACCCTTCGATATTATGTTCACGAACAGCGGTAAATACAGCAAACAAGTAGCTATGGGTGCTTTTGCCGATATCACGGATCTGGTTCAAAGTGAATCACCTGACTTATACAAAGCGATTCCTGAAAAAGTATGGGAAGGCACAAAAATTGGCGGTAAGTATTATTCCGTTCCTACCTACAAAGATTCAGCCCTAACACAGTATTGGGTATTCGATGATAAATATGTGCAAAAGTACAATATCGATATCAACAATATTAAAACACTTCAAGATCTTGAAAAGCCACTGCGCGCTATGAAGGCTGAAGGCAAGAATTTCTACCCAATGCCAATGACTCAAGGTGATGGCTTGAATGGTTTCTTTAACGAATATGACGATTTAACACTAGGC is part of the Paenibacillus segetis genome and encodes:
- a CDS encoding carbohydrate ABC transporter permease — its product is MRIKTTISDSGLEKFNRTSNVTNLFFNLVFIFLALVCVIPVVVVLSISFSSEASIRETGYHLLPTVLSGEAYGYIVKQGTMILRALGVSALVTVAGTVLGVFLTTSMGYVISRPTYKLKGFLTWVVFIPMVFNGGLVSSYFINSNLLGLKDSVWALILPLAVSSFNVIICKTFFKSTIPDGLVESAEIDGASQLRIFFSIILPISLPVIATIGLFLCFGYWNDWFQSMLYIDNQNLYSLQALLNSLMSNVDALAKNAASMGVSYAVLVATMPKESARMAVAILIVLPVAFAYPFFQKYFISGLTVGAVKG